AACAAGTTTATAAAAACGATTTAAAACATCATGGCCTAATTCAGGACGCGCGATTTCACGCCCACGGAATTTAAGACTGATTTTTAATCTATCCCCGTCCAATAAAAACTCACGAGCTTTTCTAGCTTTTGTTTCAAGATCGTGTTGTCCTATCATGACAGTTAGACGAATTTGACGGTTTTGAATGATTGTTTGTTTTTCCTTAGCAGCTTTTTGTTTTTTCTTACGTTCATATTTGAATTTTCCGTAGTCTAAAATACGAGCTATCGGTTTTGGTTCAACCGAAATAACAACTAAATCCATTTTGTATTCACGAGCAATTTCAA
The Mycoplasmopsis californica genome window above contains:
- the infC gene encoding translation initiation factor IF-3; translated protein: MINNNIPFAKVFLVGPEGEKLGVKPTREAIEIAREYKMDLVVISVEPKPIARILDYGKFKYERKKKQKAAKEKQTIIQNRQIRLTVMIGQHDLETKARKAREFLLDGDRLKISLKFRGREIARPELGHDVLNRFYKLVEDLADITKEPTVVNGKFLDVYMQPNKVKVAKYKKENNIVDKNTTNKNSDSSNDENIDDEE